The Patescibacteria group bacterium nucleotide sequence ATTCTGGCCAAGGACTAAAACACATACTCAGTTGTACTAAGTGTGGATTTACCTTTTATATTAATTCAAAGCCAACGGCCAGTGCAATTATTGTTGATGGTGACAAGATTCTTCTTGGGAAACGACGCATAGAACCGTCAAAAGGTAAATGGGATGTCATTGGCGGTTTTTTAGATTTTGGGGAACACCCCGAAGTCGGAGTTAGGCGAGAAGTCAAAGAGGAAACCGGGCTAGACGTGATAATTGATGGTCTGCTTGGGTTTTTTATGGACACATACGACCAGACTGGCGACGCAACGTTGAATATTTGTTTTGTGGTTAGGGCTATATCAAACCAATTGACTCCCGGAGACGACATTGAAGAAGTTAGATGGTTTGCGCCTACCGAGATTCCAAACGACATTGCCTTCAAGAACGGCCGGGATATGATCGATGCCTGGATGAACGATCGTGTTATACGGTCGGCCAAATCATAATAGCCCTAATGATAGACACCGGCTGGGTTAATTTTCTCCAATCCTGGCCCCCTAATAACTACAGAAGAGTCTGGATAAAATCAATCATGTTATTTTATTACTGCATGCTGTATAATAGCGGCAGGATAAATTAACAAATACTATCTATGCTCAAGAAAAACAAACCTGTCATAACCCAGCCCATGAACTACCACATGGTGATCCTGATCACCATCGCGGTTGTTGCGTTTGCCCTAGTTGCCTCCACTGTATATATTTACAGCCGGGACGATTTGGTAAATGGCGGCGCCTCCATCACCAGCAATCACCCCAAGAACGCTAACGCCTCCAACACCAACGGCGGTACAAATACCAATAGCGCTGCTAATACGAATACCAATGTGATTACCGCTACGGCTAATTGGCCGACCTATACTAATACGCTTTATCATTACACAGTTAAATACCCAAACGGCTGGTCGGACGATAATACTGCCGATGCCAACCCAGCAATGTTTGCCGACCCGGTGGCCGTGGCTCAAACTGCCGATACCGAATTACTCCAGGGTTCAAAGATTGAAATAGTGGTCGATCAAAACGTAACGGCCACTATCCAGGATTTCGCGGCTGGCCAGGATGGCGAAGGTACGATTTTGAGCGAATCAAACGTGACCGTGGCCGACACCACTGGACTTTGGCGCGCCGTAAATGGTCCGCTGGGTTTTTATAATGTCATCTATGCCAAAAGTGGCACATCGATCTACCGCGTCATCCAGTATATCCCGAAAACCGAAGACCGCGGCATGTACACCGCCATTTACGATCAGATGTTACTGAATTTCACACTCGTCAAATAGACCGCTTCCCTCATATAACAAAATCGCGTCTGACCGGCGCGGTTTTTTGTCAAAAGAAAAACGGTAACCGTAGTTACCGCCTGTTACCGACCCGCCTCAACAGCTCAGCGCTTGCCGTTCCGCCGGTGTCAGATCGAGCGCGTCTGGCCGAACACACTTCGTTTGGATCAGACCGCGCAGCATTGCTTCGTGACCGGTAATTCCCGCCCGCATGAGCGCCAGATGTCTGCGCGCCCAATGCAGTTGGAGCCGGTCTTCAAACCCGCTGATCTCTTCCGCCGAAGTTCCATGGCTGACATATTCCGTGCCAACCAACTCCTTCAGCTCGCGCAGATCATCCTCCTCCACTATCCCGCCCCGACACAGTAGCAGTATCTTATGAACAGCATATTGCTGACAATGCCGAACGGCGAGTCGAAGTTGTCTGGATCTACCACCGAACAGTGATGGATCGCCCAGCGCAGCATTGAGACCACCCAATGATTCCTTGTCAACGACACCAGCCGCGCACAGCACCAGTGCCTCATCGAACCGTTCGCTCATGGTTTCCTCCCATTGATCCGAGCGCCCTAACTGTACCGAATTCGATGCTATCTTATATCGTTACCAATTACCTGTCAATCGGTCAGGTATAGATAACTAGCACAAAAGAAAAAGCCCACCAGCGAACTGACGGGACTTTTTCCGAGATACTAGAAGCTGCCTGATTGGTTCTGGAAGCCGTTGTCGCGGCGAGGTCGATCCGTCATTGGACGGGCCTCATTCACCACGATCGCTCGGCCACCCATTTCCTTACCGTCAAACATTTCGACCGCTTTCTTGGCTTCCTCATCGGAAGACATTTCGACAAAGCCGAAACCCCGTGAACGGCCGGTCATCCGGTCCATTACTACCTGGGCTGTTTCGACGGTGCCGGCCGCGGCGAAGAATTCGCGCAGCTGATCGTCTGTGACGCTGTAGGAAAGGCTTCCCACAAAGAGTTTTTTTGCCATGCTCTTAAACGTGACTTAATTGATAATGCGCATGCTCTTTAGGAAGACCTATCCTCTAATATCCTTAGAGAACCTACCCTAAAAAGACTAGCAAAGACACTATATCAGATGTGCCCGGATTTGTCAATGTCCAGCTAAATTTAGGACAAAGTGCCGATACTTAGCCCATTTTTTATCAGAACGCGGGCAAAATAGAAAAGGAACGCTTTCGAAGTGTTCCCGTACTCATCGAGTTATTGCAGCGCTCTCTTATCGAAGCCGAACAAGGGCTTTCCTATGCTCCACTTCCAGCCACCCGCCGGACTTCGATAGATGGTGACCCACTTAGCATTTTCTCCGATAACGCGCGCTTGTACCACGGCCACGTAGATGATTTGAGCCTTACCCACGTAGCCATGGGTCGCGCATAGCGTTCGATCGATGGCTCTCATCCAAGTTGTTCCCCGGCTAGCTCCGATCTGTATTACGTGAGCACCAACACCCCGCTTGATGACTAGCCAAGTCTGCGGCCGCAACAAACTGGAATCCGCCTGCAGATGACCTTTCAAACCGGGATCGCCAAGTCGCCGAACCGTGGGCATCGTGGACAAGTCACTGAAGTCCCACTCATGACGTAATGCCCATAGCCATGGAAACTCCACGCAAACCATGCGGTAAAAGCGCTCGATTCGTCGACGCGCTCTTTCACTACAATCAACCTGACCAATCGCGTCCTTCATCGGCCGCATTGGGTACCTCCTGGGCTACCGCCCTTTGACCTCTCCGAGGTCTGGAATGTACGAAACTGTTCCACCGTTTGCGGAACAGTGGTATGGTATGGAAAACGTGGATTTTTGTCAATGCGTAGCTTGGGCGAAAACCTCCCCCATGTTAACCAACCATTTTGAATTGTGCATGAAAGATGATACTAACAAACGGCCCCCTCCTTAATTAAGGCGGGGGCGGATTTTAGTATTGCGTTACCTAGAAATATAACTTTAGTTACTTGGCATGGGGGATGTTTTCGCGAACATTGTAAACGCTACCGGTCCTTTGAACTTTAATCTTCCCGCTTCTCCACCACAATTGTACATTTCGTCACCAATGCGGCGATAGCGCCAACCGCTGCCAGCGTGGGCAGCAACAAGGCGCCCACCACACCGATCGTCACCGGTATTTCCATCAGCGATTCGTTCTTTTCGTTCTTGATGATGATCCGGCGGATATTTCCCTGCTTAATCAGCTCCTTAATTCGTTCCACCAATTCGCTGCCGTTGAGGGAAAACTCTTCCGTCTTTTGCGATTGATTATTCTGATCCATAATATATGATTTAATTGTACTTCAAGTTGTTGATGGAGGCGCTACTGGCTAGTCCGGCTGCTTCGGTTCCTCTGTCGGTTTGGGTGGGTTGGGTTGTTTTGGTTCCTCGTCCGGCTTGGGTGCTTCGGGCTGCTTGGGTTTGTCCGGCTGGCTGGCCTGCTGGGCTTCCCGCATCGTTTGCTGTATTTCTTCCCGCAGTGCCCGGCGCATCTCCTCTTCTTGCTTCTTTTCCTTGGCTCGGCTTCGTCGCTGGCTGATCCGCCGAATGAACACGATGATGATAATCAATAT carries:
- a CDS encoding RNA-binding protein, translated to MAKKLFVGSLSYSVTDDQLREFFAAAGTVETAQVVMDRMTGRSRGFGFVEMSSDEEAKKAVEMFDGKEMGGRAIVVNEARPMTDRPRRDNGFQNQSGSF
- a CDS encoding NUDIX hydrolase, whose translation is MLYNNCPKCGWKYSGQGLKHILSCTKCGFTFYINSKPTASAIIVDGDKILLGKRRIEPSKGKWDVIGGFLDFGEHPEVGVRREVKEETGLDVIIDGLLGFFMDTYDQTGDATLNICFVVRAISNQLTPGDDIEEVRWFAPTEIPNDIAFKNGRDMIDAWMNDRVIRSAKS
- a CDS encoding DUF4342 domain-containing protein, giving the protein MDQNNQSQKTEEFSLNGSELVERIKELIKQGNIRRIIIKNEKNESLMEIPVTIGVVGALLLPTLAAVGAIAALVTKCTIVVEKRED